Proteins encoded together in one Streptomyces roseifaciens window:
- a CDS encoding BCD family MFS transporter, with the protein MLLTPALLTAVSWLNPPDDTLLLFAGFALMVIILIAAWCMCGPGPGAGMAALGFSFVLFTGPALDDYVMEQRGTTHEALVGDVSTYTRKHGNEGRTCSVVWSASGETHRAEVGDRKGCEESFREGDRTTIVTDPEGWLRPRLGSEVTGLSSGTAWTCGGLLAGMEAFILYGRLRRRRA; encoded by the coding sequence ATGCTGCTCACACCGGCGCTCCTGACTGCCGTCTCGTGGCTGAACCCGCCCGACGACACGCTGCTGTTGTTCGCCGGGTTCGCCCTGATGGTGATCATCCTGATCGCGGCCTGGTGCATGTGCGGCCCGGGACCGGGCGCCGGCATGGCGGCCCTCGGCTTCTCCTTCGTCCTCTTCACCGGCCCGGCCCTGGACGACTACGTCATGGAACAGCGCGGCACCACCCACGAGGCGCTGGTCGGCGACGTCTCCACGTACACCCGGAAACACGGCAATGAAGGCCGCACCTGCTCGGTCGTGTGGTCCGCTTCGGGGGAGACGCACAGGGCCGAGGTGGGCGACCGCAAGGGCTGCGAGGAGAGCTTCCGGGAGGGCGACAGGACCACGATCGTCACGGACCCGGAAGGCTGGCTGAGGCCGCGCCTGGGCAGCGAGGTCACGGGGCTGTCGTCGGGCACGGCCTGGACCTGCGGGGGCCTGCTGGCCGGAATGGAGGCGTTCATCCTGTACGGCCGCCTGAGGCGCCGCCGCGCCTGA
- a CDS encoding AfsR/SARP family transcriptional regulator — MSARHDGHDLPIGPPRRRALLALLLIRPGRVVPTELLVEELWGEEPPRRAVATLQSHVSHLRRALQPTAGPDGASVLRHRAGGYVLELDPARIDVCRFELLVTEGRRLLEQREPLAARDRLAQALALWRGTPYGEFDGHPPLSDESTRLEHVRLTAVESCAEARLALGAAEEVAADLEQEARRHPARERLVGHLMTALSRLGRQAEALEVYERTRSHLAEEFGVGTAAALRRVRTAILRQEPGTGSPTEESRHGHADPVVRGAEDAAADAVGAVDATDVAALTALAAVAAVVAVPGGTVPEDDTVRVVQKAGTAAATDGGGAAGAAETGGSAGAAGATRTAAATHTADTVDTTSTSDTSDTTDTSDTTEPGLPMGQSPFTGRSEELQRLTAAATSALSGHGHVAGVLGPAGVGKTRLLLELAPRLEAVCASRGGADLEVIWSHCFLSEGVPPYWLWTQVLRRLSVTRPDAFRRAAEPFGSLLAPLMPERSAGPGGGGPGADSDWGQARFLTHDAVCEVLLTLAGQRPLVLFLEDLHWADTASLDLLRLLSTRRQGHRLGIVLTAREFEVEADATMRRMLSEILRGPRTETLRLDGLSRQAVAAIVVAQAGPGVDAKVVEVLHRRSEGNPYFVMQLLSLLGDPRSLHRPDAADVLLTRVPTGVREVLHQRFAALPEPVLQVLRLCAVIGSEVDTDLLHRTAAADEPVAGALGSAIRAGLLGEDAHHPERIHFAHALVQETLIEELAREDRQRLHARVAEALCARRHGQVGDGDVEQVAHHTWHAGNALPPAQALPRLLRAADQAEQQLAYERVETWLRRAAHLVSLLPHDDPSALSLEQRLNIQLGQVLATTRGYGHPEAETALAHGRALSSATEAPEDPSVLWALCAAYLVTGRYDASRRFSGLLRGIAERTREPVAVLGAAYGEGIVLHIRGRLPQALAELEHGVDMADRYAREGHALARTFQHDPRVSCRSYNTFTHWLLGDRRTAAARRRELLHLTEYDSRPSDRSFALYVDAVVAAWEGDARTARSSGAEGARLAGEHGLLYWKGMLGLLEGWGLTHSGWEGDGLALMHASLAELRRSSTLLRHPLHLGLLGEAQHHAGRPEEASETFRALLAAVERRGERVYLHEALPATRLLHDLLGSDAAGAAAGAKPPHARWASRRPPGGLAAI; from the coding sequence ATGTCGGCACGCCACGACGGGCACGACCTCCCGATCGGCCCCCCGCGCAGGCGGGCCCTGCTCGCCCTGCTCCTCATACGCCCCGGCCGCGTGGTGCCCACGGAACTGCTCGTCGAGGAGCTGTGGGGCGAGGAACCGCCGCGCCGGGCCGTCGCCACGCTCCAGAGCCACGTCTCCCACCTGCGCCGCGCCCTCCAGCCGACGGCCGGGCCGGACGGCGCGTCGGTGCTCCGCCACCGGGCGGGCGGCTACGTCCTGGAGCTCGACCCCGCACGGATCGACGTCTGCCGCTTCGAGCTCCTGGTCACCGAAGGGCGGCGGCTGCTTGAGCAGCGCGAACCGCTCGCCGCGCGGGACCGGCTCGCGCAGGCGCTCGCGCTGTGGCGGGGTACGCCCTACGGGGAGTTCGACGGCCATCCGCCGCTCAGCGACGAGAGCACACGGCTGGAACACGTCCGGCTCACGGCCGTGGAGTCCTGCGCGGAGGCCCGGCTGGCCCTCGGAGCGGCCGAAGAGGTGGCCGCGGACCTCGAACAGGAAGCGCGCCGCCATCCGGCGCGGGAGCGCCTCGTCGGCCATCTGATGACCGCTTTGTCCCGGCTCGGCCGGCAAGCCGAAGCCCTCGAGGTCTACGAACGGACGCGCAGTCACCTGGCCGAGGAGTTCGGCGTGGGCACGGCCGCCGCGCTCCGCCGCGTCCGAACGGCGATACTCCGCCAAGAGCCGGGAACGGGGAGCCCTACTGAGGAATCGCGCCACGGGCACGCCGATCCTGTGGTCCGCGGCGCGGAGGACGCCGCGGCCGATGCGGTTGGTGCAGTTGATGCGACTGATGTCGCCGCCCTCACCGCCCTCGCCGCTGTCGCCGCTGTCGTCGCCGTGCCCGGCGGAACCGTCCCGGAGGACGACACCGTTCGCGTCGTACAGAAGGCCGGCACGGCCGCGGCCACCGACGGCGGCGGAGCGGCCGGAGCGGCCGAAACAGGCGGAAGCGCCGGAGCAGCCGGAGCAACACGTACAGCCGCAGCAACGCATACAGCCGACACCGTCGACACGACCAGCACCTCCGACACCTCCGACACCACCGACACCTCAGACACCACCGAGCCCGGGCTCCCGATGGGCCAGTCGCCGTTCACCGGCCGCAGCGAGGAGTTGCAGCGGCTGACGGCCGCGGCGACGAGTGCGCTGTCCGGGCACGGGCACGTGGCCGGTGTCCTCGGCCCCGCCGGAGTCGGCAAGACCCGGCTGCTCCTCGAACTCGCCCCACGGCTGGAGGCCGTCTGCGCGAGCCGGGGCGGCGCCGACCTGGAAGTGATCTGGAGCCACTGTTTCCTCAGCGAGGGCGTACCGCCCTACTGGCTGTGGACGCAGGTCCTCCGGCGGCTGTCCGTCACCCGCCCGGACGCCTTCCGCCGCGCGGCGGAACCTTTCGGCTCGCTCCTGGCCCCGCTCATGCCCGAGCGGTCGGCCGGGCCCGGTGGCGGCGGGCCGGGCGCCGATTCCGACTGGGGGCAGGCCCGGTTCCTCACTCACGACGCGGTCTGCGAGGTCCTGCTCACCCTGGCCGGGCAGCGTCCGCTCGTCCTCTTCCTGGAAGACCTGCACTGGGCCGACACCGCCTCGCTCGACCTGCTCCGGCTGCTGAGCACGCGCCGCCAGGGCCACCGGCTCGGCATCGTGCTGACCGCCCGCGAGTTCGAGGTCGAGGCCGACGCCACGATGCGCCGGATGCTCTCCGAGATCCTGCGCGGCCCCAGGACCGAGACCCTGCGGCTCGACGGGCTCTCCCGGCAGGCCGTCGCCGCCATCGTCGTGGCGCAGGCCGGGCCGGGCGTGGACGCGAAGGTCGTCGAGGTGCTGCACCGGCGCAGCGAGGGCAACCCGTACTTCGTCATGCAGCTCCTGTCCCTCCTGGGGGACCCCCGCAGCCTGCACCGCCCCGACGCGGCGGACGTACTGCTGACGCGCGTTCCGACGGGGGTGCGCGAGGTGCTGCACCAGCGGTTCGCGGCCCTGCCCGAACCGGTGCTGCAGGTGCTGCGGCTGTGCGCCGTCATCGGCTCCGAGGTCGACACCGACCTGCTGCACCGCACGGCCGCAGCGGACGAACCGGTCGCCGGGGCGCTGGGGTCGGCGATCCGCGCCGGGCTGCTCGGGGAGGATGCGCACCATCCGGAACGGATCCATTTCGCCCACGCCCTGGTCCAGGAGACGCTCATCGAGGAGCTGGCGCGCGAGGACCGGCAGCGGCTGCACGCCAGGGTCGCCGAGGCGCTGTGCGCCCGCAGGCACGGGCAGGTGGGGGACGGGGACGTCGAGCAGGTGGCCCACCACACCTGGCACGCCGGGAATGCGCTGCCGCCCGCGCAGGCTCTCCCGCGGCTGCTGCGCGCCGCCGACCAGGCCGAGCAGCAACTGGCGTACGAGCGCGTGGAGACGTGGCTGCGCCGGGCGGCGCACCTCGTCAGTCTGCTGCCCCACGACGACCCCTCGGCCCTGTCCCTGGAACAGCGGCTGAACATCCAGCTCGGGCAGGTGCTGGCCACGACCCGCGGCTACGGCCATCCCGAGGCCGAGACGGCGCTCGCGCACGGCCGGGCCCTCAGCTCGGCCACCGAGGCGCCCGAGGACCCGTCGGTGCTCTGGGCGCTGTGCGCGGCGTATTTGGTGACGGGCCGCTACGACGCCTCACGGCGGTTCTCCGGCCTGCTGCGGGGCATCGCGGAACGGACCCGGGAGCCCGTGGCGGTGCTCGGCGCGGCGTACGGCGAAGGCATCGTGCTGCACATCCGCGGGCGGCTGCCGCAGGCGCTCGCCGAACTGGAGCACGGGGTCGACATGGCGGACCGCTACGCCCGCGAAGGCCATGCGCTGGCCCGCACCTTCCAGCACGACCCGCGCGTCTCCTGCCGCTCGTACAACACGTTCACCCACTGGCTCCTCGGCGACCGGCGGACCGCGGCGGCGCGCCGGCGCGAGCTGCTGCACCTGACCGAGTACGACAGCAGGCCCTCCGACCGGTCCTTCGCCCTCTATGTGGACGCGGTCGTGGCGGCCTGGGAGGGCGACGCCCGTACGGCCCGGTCCTCCGGCGCCGAGGGCGCCCGCCTGGCGGGCGAACACGGGCTGCTCTACTGGAAGGGGATGCTGGGCCTGCTCGAAGGGTGGGGCCTGACGCACTCGGGGTGGGAGGGCGACGGCCTCGCCCTGATGCACGCCTCCCTGGCCGAACTGCGCCGCTCCAGCACGCTCTTGCGCCACCCCCTCCACCTGGGCCTGCTCGGCGAGGCCCAGCACCACGCGGGGCGGCCCGAGGAGGCGAGCGAGACGTTCCGCGCGCTGCTCGCGGCCGTCGAGCGGCGCGGGGAGCGGGTCTATCTGCACGAGGCCCTGCCCGCCACCCGGCTGCTGCACGATCTCCTGGGGAGCGATGCGGCGGGGGCGGCTGCGGGGGCGAAGCCTCCCCATGCCCGGTGGGCGTCCCGAAGGCCTCCGGGCGGCCTCGCCGCCATCTGA
- a CDS encoding SAM-dependent methyltransferase, with the protein MSSAHTVFPVPEEVGRLYDRLTALDTGTVGGSLHLGYWDAEDDGVPLVEAADRLTDMMTDRLHVDESHRVLDVGCGVGQPAMRIARRTGAHVTGISVSRAQVARATALAGAAGLGDRVEFRYADAMRLPFEDNSFDAAIAIESIFHMPDREQVFREIRRVLRPGGRLVLTDFFERAPIPAGLRSAMDRCLRDFIMTLARPEDYVPMLSRAGLCFTELLDITEQCVRRTFEQMSRSRRGQGELQTVFDEAAGEKFGPADMIDFDEFGSVLLAAQKPA; encoded by the coding sequence GTGTCCAGCGCTCACACCGTCTTCCCCGTCCCCGAAGAGGTCGGACGCCTTTACGACCGCCTGACCGCGCTCGACACGGGCACGGTCGGCGGAAGCCTCCACCTCGGCTACTGGGACGCCGAGGACGACGGTGTGCCGCTCGTGGAGGCCGCCGACCGGCTCACCGACATGATGACGGACCGCCTGCACGTCGACGAGAGCCACCGGGTCCTCGACGTCGGCTGCGGGGTGGGGCAGCCGGCCATGCGGATCGCCCGGCGTACCGGTGCGCACGTCACCGGCATCTCCGTGAGCCGCGCGCAGGTCGCCCGCGCCACCGCTCTCGCCGGGGCGGCGGGGCTGGGCGACCGCGTGGAGTTCCGCTACGCCGACGCGATGCGGCTCCCCTTCGAGGACAACTCCTTCGACGCCGCCATCGCCATCGAATCGATCTTCCACATGCCCGACCGCGAGCAGGTCTTCCGCGAGATCCGGCGGGTGCTGCGCCCCGGGGGCCGGCTGGTGCTGACCGACTTCTTCGAACGGGCTCCGATCCCGGCCGGGCTGCGCTCCGCCATGGACCGGTGCCTGCGGGACTTCATCATGACCCTGGCGCGGCCCGAGGACTACGTGCCCATGCTGAGCCGGGCGGGCCTGTGCTTCACCGAACTCCTCGACATCACCGAGCAGTGCGTGCGCCGGACGTTCGAGCAGATGAGCAGGTCCCGCCGGGGCCAGGGAGAGCTGCAGACCGTGTTCGACGAGGCGGCGGGGGAGAAGTTCGGCCCTGCCGACATGATCGACTTCGACGAGTTCGGCTCCGTCCTGCTGGCCGCTCAGAAGCCGGCCTGA